A stretch of Arachis hypogaea cultivar Tifrunner chromosome 15, arahy.Tifrunner.gnm2.J5K5, whole genome shotgun sequence DNA encodes these proteins:
- the LOC112749591 gene encoding putative transferase At4g12130, mitochondrial, with amino-acid sequence MNRVAFTKSIYGRFRSIHHTAFKQFSDHRETQQLLDAGPVASLLKSRGVIRFRGPDTLKFLQGLLSNDVRSFGEPLGEKTANVPTPNVPVATVPPLYAALLTPQGRFLYDFFLYKPPKPDTKLDDTGTAPGSDPHDPFDLFADVDASALAELLHTLKKYRLRSKVEIDDVTEQFSCWQRYGAGVPVKSSNKEEPEAASLGWGAGVDNAGVSSSRANNIGWQWFKDPRLVCLGFRGIFPSNTIPPLVEAGKETDEQNYLLWRIEQGVAEGSSEIPKGEAVPLEYNLAGLNAISFDKGCYVGQELIARTHHRGVIRKRVVPLKFIDDDGKEVENKVIPGSEVMNTASGKKTGTVTTAMGCQGLGLLRLDDAFKGSNTLSIQGQEDVKVVASKPDWWPSEWLQDQQQTAYA; translated from the exons ATGAATCGCGTTGCATTCACCAAATCGATTTATGGGCGCTTCAGAAGCATCCACCACACCGCCTTTAAACAATTCTCCGACCACCGCGAAACCCAGCAGCTATTGGATGCTGGTCCCGTGGCGTCTCTCTTGAAATCGCGGGGTGTTATCCGATTCCGAGGTCCTGACACACTCAAGTTCCTTCAGGGTTTGTTGAGCAACGATGTACGCAGCTTCGGTGAACCCCTGGGTGAGAAAACCGCGAATGTGCCAACGCCCAATGTTCCTGTGGCCACTGTCCCTCCTCTATACGCCGCACTTTTGACCCCTCAGGGAAGATTCCTTTATGACTTTTTCCTCTATAAGCCCCCCAAGCCTGATACCAAGCTTGATGATACCGGCACTGCCCCTGGCTCCGACCCTCATGATCCCTTTGATTTGTTCGCCGATGTGGATGCTTCTGCTTTGGCTGAATTGCTTCACACCTTAAAGAA ATACCGGTTGAGGTCAAAGGTTGAGATTGATGATGTCACAGAGCAATTCTCGTGCTGGCAGCGTTACGGTGCTGGTGTTCCTGTTAAGTCCTCCAACAAAGAAGAACCAGAAGCTGCCTCTCTTGGCTGGGGTGCTGGTGTGGACAATGCTGGAGTGTCATCTTCACGTGCAAATAATATTGGATGGCAGTGGTTTAAGGATCCTAGATTGGTCTGTCTGGGTTTCAGAGGGATCTTCCCATCGAATACAATTC CACCTCTTGTTGAGGCTGGTAAAGAAACAGATGAACAGAATTACCTTTTGTGGAGAATAGAGCAAGGGGTAGCAGAAGGATCGAGCGAGATCCCGAAAG GTGAGGCAGTACCACTAGAGTACAATCTTGCAGGCCTTAATGCTATTAGCTTTGACAAAGGTTGCTATGTCGGCCAGGAACTCATAGCTCGAACACACCACAGAGGGGTGATAAGGAAGCGTGTAGTTCCTCTAAAGTTTATcgatgatgatgggaaag AAGTAGAAAACAAGGTGATTCCTGGGTCAGAAGTGATGAACACTGCATCTGGCAAAAAGACTGGTACAGTAACTACCGCCATGGGATGTCAAGGGCTGGGGCTCTTGCGGCTAGATGATGCCTTTAAAGGGTCCAATACATTATCCATACAAGGACAAGAGGATGTGAAGGTTGTCGCTAGTAAACCCGATTGGTGGCCTTCTGAATGGCTTCAAGATCAGCAACAAACTGCTTATGCCTAA
- the LOC112749590 gene encoding protein NSP-INTERACTING KINASE 2: MNSLGFLLSLLVLVAFSIVQLVHGNAELRALMDLKSSLDPEGKILSSWSSDGDPCSGLFQGVACNEHRKVANISLQGKGLSGWLSPSVAELKCLSGLYLHYNNLSGEIPPQISNLTELVDLYLDVNSLSGTIPTEIGNMASLQVVQLGDNQLVGSIPKQIGSLKQLSTLALQYNKLSGEIPLSLGNLEKLSRLNLSFNNFTGMIPATLAHLEQLKVLDIQNNSISGFVPSGLKRLGDGFQGANNRGLCGVGFSTLRACNKDQDMKVNHIDDSDQDLPKNDDTENALPEPANVKLNCNQTHCSKSRRFPQAVITAGLVTITLTFFSVGFLTFVKYRRQKQRIRNTSDSSEGKLSPCQPKDFIRKSPSPLVNLEYHNGWDPLSNQNLNQVRFNVDEVESATLYFSEANLLSKSKFSAVYKGVLRDGSLVAIRSINSTCCKTEEAEFVKGLTLVTSLRHENLVRLRGFCCSRSRGECFLIYDFATKGNLSQYLDMEDGNGHVLEWSKRVSIIKGIAKGIGYLHGDEASKPSLVHQNISVENVLLDQQFNPLIMDAGLPKLLADDVVFSALKVSAAMGYLAPEYVTTGRFTEKSDIYAFGVIVLQVLSGKKTVGGSIRLAVESLRFDDFVDRNLRGRYSKHEATMLSKLATLCTHELPDQRPTMVDVIQELNVFPANS; the protein is encoded by the exons ATGAATTCCCTTGGTTTCCTTCTTTCATTGCTTGTTCTGGTTGCATTTTCCATTGTGCAGCTGGTTCATGGAAATGCAGAACTGAGAGCTCTTATGGACTTGAAATCCTCATTAGACCCGGAGGGAAAGATCCTTAGCTCTTGGAGCAGTGATGGTGATCCATGCAGTGGCTTGTTCCAAGGTGTTGCGTGCAATGAGCACCGCAAAGTGGCCAACATTTCCTTGCAGGGAAAGGGACTTTCAGGGTGGTTATCTCCTTCTGTGGCTGAACTTAAATGCTTGTCAGGTTTATACCTTCATTACAACAACCTTTCTGGTGAGATACCCccacaaatttcaaatcttactGAACTTGTTGATCTCTATCTCGACGTGAATAGTCTCTCCGGAACCATACCTACTGAGATCGGCAACATGGCTAGTCTCCAAG TGGTGCAGTTAGGAGACAACCAATTAGTGGGAAGTATACCTAAACAGATTGGCTCCTTGAAGCAGCTTAGTACTCTTGCATTGCAATATAACAAATTAAGTGGCGAAATTCCACTAAGCTTGGGAAACTTGGAAAAGCTAAGCAGGCTGAATTTGAGCTTTAACAACTTCACTGGTATGATTCCTGCAACATTAGCTCATCTTGAGCAACTCAAGGTTCTAGACATTCAAAACAATTCAATATCAGGGTTTGTTCCTTCAG GATTGAAGAGACTGGGGGATGGATTCCAAGGTGCAAACAACCGAGGTCTATGTGGAGTTGGGTTTTCTACTCTGAGAGCTTGCAACAAAGATCAAGACATGAAAGTTAACCATATTGATGACTCAGACCAAGATCTACCCAAAAATGATGATACTGAAAACGCTCTTCCAGAGCCTGCAAATGTGAAATtgaattgtaaccagactcattgCTCAAAATCAAGGAGGTTTCCTCAGGCTGTGATCACAGCAGGTCTTGTGACAATCACACTCACATTCTTCAGCGTTGGATTTCTTACTTTTGTCAAATACCGACGGCAAAAGCAGAGGATTAGGAATACATCAGACTCATCTGAAGGGAAACTTAGTCCTTGCCAGCCTAAAGACTTCATCAGGAAAAGTCCATCTCCACTTGTTAACCTTGAGTACCACAATGGGTGGGATCCATTGTCTAACCAAAATCTAAACCAGGTTAGATTTAATGTGGATGAGGTAGAGTCGGCAACGCTGTACTTTTCGGAAGCCAATTTATTGAGTAAGAGCAAATTCTCAGCAGTTTATAAGGGAGTACTCAGAGATGGTTCTCTTGTGGCCATTAGAAGCATTAACTCGACATGCTGCAAAACTGAGGAAGCTGAGTTTGTGAAGGGGCTGACCTTAGTAACCTCACTGAGACATGAAAACCTTGTTAGGCTCAGAGGTTTCTGCTGTTCAAGAAGTAGAGGTGAATGTTTCCTGATCTATGACTTTGCCACCAAGGGAAACCTGTCTCAATATCTTGATATGGAAGATGGAAATGGACATGTGCTTGAATGGTCCAAGAGGGTCTCCATCATCAAGGGCATTGCAAAGG GTATTGGATATTTGCACGGTGATGAAGCAAGCAAACCTTCACTAGTACATCAGAATATTTCAGTTGAAAATGTTCTCCTTGACCAGCAGTTCAATCCGTTGATCATGGATGCTGGGCTCCCCAAGCTTCTTGCAGATGACGTTGTTTTCTCAGCTCTGAAAGTAAGTGCCGCCATGGGGTACCTGGCCCCTGAATACGTTACTACAGGACGCTTCACTGAGAAGAGTGACATCTATGCATTTGGTGTCATTGTTCTTCAAGTTCTGTCTGGGAAGAAAACTGTAGGTGGTTCGATACGGTTGGCAGTTGAGTCTCTAAGATTTGATGATTTTGTTGACAGAAATCTGAGGGGAAGATACTCCAAACATGAAGCAACAATGCTTTCAAAGCTTGCAACTCTCTGCACCCATGAGCTTCCTGACCAAAGGCCAACCATGGTGGATGTGATTCAAGAGCTGAATGTGTTTCCTGCTAATTCATGA
- the LOC112749592 gene encoding probable calcium-binding protein CML13, which produces MGKDLSDEQVASMKEAFTLFDTSGSGRIAPSELGILMRSLGGNPTQAQLKAIIAEENLTAPFDFPRFLDLMAKHMKAEPFDRQLRDAFKVLDKDNTGYVSVSELRHILTSIGEKLEPSEFDEWIREVDVGPDGKIRYEDFIARMVAK; this is translated from the coding sequence atgggtAAGGATCTGAGCGACGAGCAGGTAGCTTCGATGAAGGAAGCTTTCACTCTCTTCGATACGAGCGGCAGCGGGCGGATCGCTCCGTCGGAGCTTGGGATCCTTATGAGGTCACTGGGCGGCAACCCCACCCAGGCACAACTCAAAGCCATCATCGCCGAAGAGAACCTCACCGCACCCTTCGATTTTCCTCGATTTCTGGATCTGATGGCCAAGCACATGAAGGCTGAGCCCTTTGATCGCCAGCTCCGCGACGCCTTCAAGGTCCTCGACAAGGACAACACCGGCTACGTCTCCGTCTCTGAGCTCCGCCACATCCTCACCAGTATCGGCGAGAAGCTCGAGCCCTCTGAGTTTGACGAGTGGATCAGGGAGGTTGATGTTGGCCCCGATGGTAAGATCCGTTACGAGGATTTCATCGCCAGAATGGTTGCTAAGTAA